The Pyrenophora tritici-repentis strain M4 chromosome 8, whole genome shotgun sequence genome contains a region encoding:
- a CDS encoding DUF3505 multi-domain protein has translation MSKPSIECQYFEHVPEHSVAACRECRYAVWPDQIEGHLQKQHKVSYKEAEAVGQQVRSWAGLVQYPSELEVPTGAPKPVRQLPVYTDGMLCQFDSSCCYYVARSKEAIRKHWRKDHQGWSAGKKRGRPSRTRQKSVQAHMDKGYRLVHCQRLFSSRHGSQYFEVQAPSQDGEGPEIVPVDGAAAWARVGEQMAKAWADIEKRAQTTIQEGERDEVNPWLERTQWLPYLVGMERPDLLACIEEPVAEPDARQEQQAEPVEAAIWAAMDGLARFSQASIIDRIGVFIRLEAIRTEMHQTRFQPLQPYRLRNNQSIDMIDSYIG, from the coding sequence ATGTCTAAACCTAGCATCGAGTGCCAGTATTTCGAGCATGTGCCTGAGCACAGCGTAGCGGCATGCAGAGAGTGCAGATATGCAGTATGGCCAGATCAGATTGAGGGCCATCTACAGAAGCAGCATAAGGTTAGTTACAAGGAGGCTGAGGCAGTTGGACAGCAGGTTCGCAGCTGGGCTGGGTTAGTCCAGTACCCTAGTGAGCTCGAGGTGCCGACTGGTGCTCCAAAGCCTGTGCGGCaattgccagtgtatacagACGGGATGTTATGCCAATTTGACTCCAGCTGCTGCTATTATGTAGCAAGAAGTAAGGAGGCTATACGAAAGCATTGGCGTAAGGACCATCAAGGATGGTCAGCAGGGAAGAAGCGAGGGCGGCCAAGTCGAACCAGGCAGAAGAGCGTGCAGGCACATATGGATAAGGGGTaccggctggtccattgccaGCGATTATTCAGCAGCCGGCATGGATCGCAGTACTTTGAGGTCCAGGCACCCAGCCAGgatggagaaggccccgaaATCGTGCCCGTAGACGGGGCAGCAGCATGGGCGCGAGTGGGCGAGCAGATGGCCaaggcgtgggcagacatcgagaagcgggcgcagacgacgatccaggagggcgagcgcgacgaggtgaacccatggctggagcggacgcagtggttgccgtacctagtgggcatggagaggccggatttgttagcgtgcatcgaggagcccgtggcagagccagatgccaggcaggagcagcaggccgagccggtggaagcagcgatttgggcagccatggatggattggcgcggttcagccaggcatccattattgaccggattggcgtgtttatacggttggaggcaattcgcacagagatgcaccaa
- a CDS encoding Dimer-Tnp-hAT domain containing protein, translating to MPDPRHPRKRPAAAPVAAAGRSKRQKGSKSQPITIEASQPSHPFVIDEDTQRETPPTSPRRAILAASQGVDFEMQLRDSIPEDAIVAPVEASEVAAAASEAVDEGEPEPDFDPRMADNFDGINWSRLPRYMKPLRTQKQKKSWVYNYGYRLTLRSNTNRIFWLCHICHKRKAATAGFAETTEATSTAARHLNRDHGITNAGEQPPQQLLGGQKSLEMMLKGGFGVSQRVANEIGNFDVQSFRIAAVSWLVDNNLALCQFEDPAFRRMIHFANPEAEQALWSSRTSVAQFVMRLYNFMQPQVVDELRCAASKIHISFDGWTVKGGKRGFFGIVAHFATAEGDLRDVAIDLPQLSGAHTGDRIADCVAETLQKFNITAQNVGYFMLDNAFNNDTAIATLGAKFGFKSKHRRLRCSAHTINLVGQSIIFGSNKDAFNNDENLAEEEKYLNEWRKQGPLGTLIDVISYIKTPQQYDMFANFQRLARQDLPADDDAKFQILEPVKPCVTRWNSFCSAFERAVLLQPAFNSYVCFYVEQQRVADSHARTKNNKKPQAPAWMRSKGLTAADWAVITEYIEVLKPLKDATKRLEGRGKCGRFGAIYEVIPVFEFLMGRFEQRLRQYERVDFEQREAPEDHISINFRAAWEKLNDYYSKLDDSPAYFAACALHPYYRRYCEKAWRDKPEWLVACMADFRALWAEYTTSTPPTKPSKERDNGAIDEAISYIISDSEDDDELTDEYDRWRKLEPKWTSKQHNSPNVDGNPIKYWVQLQSKYPDLSRFAIDVLSIPASSCECERMFSELGDLLAPRRRKIGSQLLAALQCVRAWNAAGIKLPTSATSQLSDHDLEQLYNLTAWEPDSATINRIGMIDSYLG from the exons ATGCCAGACCCTAGGCATCCTCGTAAACGCCCTGCTGCCGCTCCTGTTGCCGCCGCTGGTCGCTCAAAACGCCAGAAAGGCAGTAAATCACAGCCTATAACTATCGAAGCTTCGCAGCCATCTCACCCTTTCGTTATCGACGAGGATACACAGCGCGAGACTCCGCCAACGTCGCCGCGTCGAGCTATACTGGCCGCGAGCCAAGGCGTTGATTTCGAGATGCAGTTGCGCGACTCTATACCCGAAGATGCGATTGTCGCGCCTGTTGAAGCCTCTGAGGTAGCTGCAGCGGCGTCTGAAGCGGTAGATGAAGGCGAGCCAGAGCCTGACTTCGACCCGCGTATGGCCGATAACTTTGATGGCATTAACTGGAGTCGCCTGCCACGGTATATGAAGCCTCTTCGGACacagaagcagaagaaaAGCTGGGTATACAACTACGGTTATCGGCTTACTCTCCGCAGTAATACCAACAGGATATTCTGGCTGTGCCACATCTGTCACAAGCGTAAAGCAGCGACTGCTGGCTTTGCGGAGACGACGGAGGCAACTAGTACTGCTGCGAGGCACCTAAATAGGGATCATGGAATAACAAACGCTGGCGAGCAACCGCCTCAGCAGCTTCTTGGAGGCCAGAAATCGCTAGAAATGATGCTGAAGGGCGGCTTCGGCGTTAGCCAAAGGGTTGCGAACGAgataggaaacttcgacgtacagtCCTTTCGAATAGCAGCTGTTAGCTGGCTTGTTGACAACAACCTCGCCCTCTGCCAGTTCGAAGATCCAGCTTTCCGCAGGATGATACATTTCGCGAATCCTGAAGCTGAGCAGGCGCTCTGGAGTAGTCGCACAAGCGTTGCGCAGTTTgtgatgaggctgtacaACTTCATGCAGCCTCAGGTCGTCGATGAGCTGCGTTGCGCGGCGAGCAAGatacatataagctttgatgggTGGACCGTtaaaggtggcaagcgtggcttcttcggtattgtcgctcactttgccaCGGCTGAGGGCGACCTTAGGGACGTTGCTATTGACCTGCCGCAGCTCTCAGGTGCCCATACTGGCGACAGGATAGCTGATTGTGTCGCTGAAACTCTGCAGAAGTTTAATATAACTGCGCAGAACGTTGGCTACTTTATGCTCGACAACGCGTTCAATAACGACACTGCTATCGCGACCCTTGGAGCGAAGTTTGGCTTTAAGTCTAAGCATCGCCGGCTACGTTGTAGCGCTCATACAATCAACTTAGTTGGCCAGTCGATTATATTTGGCTCAAACAAGGACGCCTTTAACAACGACGAGAACTTGGCT GAGGAAGAGAAATACCTCAACGAGTGGCGTAAGCAGGGCCCATTAGGCACGCTTATAGACGTTATTAGCTACATCAAAACGCCACAACAGTACGACATGTTCGCGAACTTTCAGCGCCTCGCGAGGCAGGACTTACCggccgacgacgacgctAAATTCCAAATACTCGAGCCTGTAAAGCCTTGCGTTACGCGCTGGAACTCCTTTTGTTCAGCGTTTGAGAGAGCTGTATTACTACAACCCGCGTTCAACTCCTACGTTTGTTTCTACGTGGAACAGCAGCGCGTTGCCGACTCACACGCCCGAACGAAGAACAACAAGAAGCCCCAGGCGCCTGCTTGGATGAGATCTAAGGGCCTcacagctgctgattgggcTGTTATAACTGAGTATATTGAGGTGCTGAAGCCGCTGAAAGATGCTACAAAGCGCCTTGAAGGCAGAGGCAAATGTGGCCGTTTCGGTGCGATATACGAGGTTATACCAGTGTTTGagttccttatggggcgcTTTGAGCAGCGTCTCCGGCAGTACGAGAGGGTTGATTTTGAGCAGCGCGAggcgcctgaagatcacaTCTCTATCAACTTTCGCGCAGCGTGGGAGAAGCTCAACGACTACTACAGTAAACTCGACGACTCACCCGCGTACTTTGCGGCCTGCGCTCTTCACCCGTACTATCGACGCTATTGCGAGAAGGCGTGGCGTGATAAGCCTGAGTGGCTCGTCGCCTGTATGGCTGACTTTCGTGCTCTTTGGGCAGAGTATACGACCTCTACTCCTCCAACAAAGCCCTCAAAAGAGCGTGATAACGGCGCTATTGACGAGGCTATCTCGTACATCATAAGCGATAGCGAGGACGATGATGAGCTCACAGATGAGTACGACAGGTGGCGCAAATTGGAGCCAAAGTGGACGAGTAAGCAGCACAACAGCCCTAACGTTGACGGCAACCCTATCAAGTACTGGGTACAGCTTCAGTCTAAGTATCCCGACCTCTCACGCTTTGCGATTGACGTGTTGAGTATTCCAGCGAGCAGTTGCGAGTGCGAGCGCATGTTTAGTGAACTAGGAGATCTACTTGCTCCGCGACGGCGCAAGATTGGGTCACAACTACTCGCCGCGCTTCAATGTGTACGGGCTTGGAATGCCGCTGGCATAAAGCTGCCGACGTCAGCTACAAGCCAACTCTCAGATCACGACCTTGAGCAGTTGTACAACCTCACAGCGTGGGagccagactccgcaacaatcaatcggatcggcatgattgattcctatctaggttaa